Proteins co-encoded in one Novosphingobium sp. PP1Y genomic window:
- a CDS encoding DUF4396 domain-containing protein — MATPQFPYWLHALSIVSLILGLACAIVIALHQRSHPPKMAVMQWVWPLAALFGSVIWLALHFRAQRADEDVPMWLSVAKGASHCGAGCTLGDIIAEWLAFAFPAIAVWLGWHTVFAEKTFAVWILDYVLAFGIGIAFQYWAIVPMRDLSFGKGVTEAVKADFLSIGAWQVGMYGLMAAGQFLWFRPAYGDIAEVASPEFWFLMQIAMLGGFVTAYPVNWWLVRAGIKERM; from the coding sequence ATGGCTACGCCGCAATTTCCCTACTGGCTCCACGCGCTGTCCATTGTCTCGCTGATCCTTGGCCTTGCCTGTGCCATCGTCATCGCGCTCCATCAGCGAAGCCATCCGCCGAAAATGGCGGTCATGCAGTGGGTCTGGCCGCTGGCCGCGCTTTTCGGCAGCGTGATCTGGCTGGCGCTCCATTTCCGGGCACAGCGGGCAGACGAAGACGTGCCGATGTGGTTGTCGGTTGCCAAGGGTGCAAGCCACTGCGGTGCGGGTTGCACACTGGGCGACATTATCGCTGAATGGCTGGCCTTCGCTTTCCCGGCGATTGCCGTCTGGCTGGGCTGGCACACGGTCTTCGCCGAGAAGACGTTCGCGGTCTGGATCCTCGATTACGTTCTGGCTTTCGGCATCGGCATAGCCTTCCAGTACTGGGCCATCGTGCCTATGCGGGACCTGTCCTTTGGCAAGGGCGTGACGGAGGCGGTCAAGGCGGACTTCCTCTCGATCGGCGCTTGGCAGGTGGGCATGTACGGCCTGATGGCCGCCGGACAGTTCCTCTGGTTCCGGCCCGCCTATGGCGACATCGCCGAAGTCGCCTCGCCCGAATTCTGGTTCCTCATGCAGATCGCCATGCTTGGCGGTTTCGTGACGGCCTACCCGGTGAACTGGTGGCTGGTGCGCGCCGGGATCAAGGAGCGGATGTAG
- a CDS encoding glutaminase: MDPGRNDIGRIVAEIAEEMRGHAHRGKVADYIAPLACVPLEKFGLAVVMADGTVHCAGDSDEPFSIQSISKVFALTLVLGAVGDQLWKRVGREPSGSAFNSIVQLETEHGIPRNPFINAGAIVVCDVLLGGLQPREAIGQMLRFVRELAGDDTIAIDETVARAEQETGFRNMALANYMRAFGNIHAPVDLVLGTYFHFCALAMSCRQLALAGRFLMADGRNPVSGFSVVTPRRARRINALMMSCGHYDNSGDFAYRIGLPGKSGVGGGILAVVPGIASIAVWSPGLNRSGNSHLGQLALERLVQKTGWSVFDPRVGSQA, encoded by the coding sequence ATGGATCCGGGGCGCAATGACATCGGCCGGATCGTTGCCGAGATCGCCGAGGAAATGCGCGGCCATGCGCATCGCGGCAAAGTGGCGGACTACATTGCGCCGCTCGCCTGCGTGCCGCTCGAGAAATTCGGTCTGGCCGTGGTCATGGCCGACGGCACCGTTCACTGCGCGGGCGATTCCGACGAGCCGTTCTCGATCCAGTCGATTTCCAAGGTCTTCGCGCTCACTCTCGTGCTGGGCGCGGTGGGCGACCAGTTGTGGAAGCGGGTAGGGCGCGAGCCGTCGGGATCGGCTTTCAACTCGATTGTCCAGCTCGAGACCGAACACGGCATCCCGCGCAATCCTTTCATCAATGCCGGGGCAATCGTCGTGTGCGATGTCCTGCTGGGAGGGCTGCAGCCGCGCGAGGCGATTGGCCAGATGCTGCGTTTCGTGCGCGAGCTGGCGGGCGACGACACCATCGCCATCGACGAGACGGTTGCCCGCGCCGAACAGGAGACCGGCTTTCGCAATATGGCACTGGCCAACTACATGCGCGCCTTCGGCAATATCCATGCGCCGGTCGACCTGGTGTTGGGTACCTACTTCCACTTCTGCGCGCTGGCCATGAGCTGTCGCCAGCTTGCCCTGGCCGGGCGGTTCCTGATGGCCGATGGACGCAATCCGGTGAGCGGCTTCAGCGTCGTCACCCCGCGCCGGGCGCGGCGCATCAATGCGCTGATGATGTCCTGTGGGCACTATGACAATTCAGGTGACTTCGCCTATCGCATCGGCCTGCCGGGCAAATCGGGCGTCGGTGGCGGCATACTTGCGGTCGTGCCGGGAATCGCCAGCATCGCCGTTTGGTCGCCGGGGCTGAACCGCAGCGGCAATTCGCATCTGGGGCAACTCGCGCTCGAACGGCTCGTGCAGAAGACCGGGTGGTCCGTGTTCGATCCGCGCGTCGGCAGTCAGGCGTGA
- a CDS encoding cation:proton antiporter produces MAGSSELYSPVLSDALVILGAAGIVIPVFSRFRITPVIGFILVGVLVGPFGLGRHVFDYPWLAHITITDPSGLEVFAEFGIILLLFSIGLELSFGRLWQMRRLVFGLGSLELIVIGGSLTFILSAIGQNFTGALALGLALALSSTALVLKITNTTTPVGRAALSMLLFEDIALVPIIFLLGALAPHAEADGMGNLINTLIWGTVVIFALLVFGRYLLPPVFAQAARTKSPELFLAASLLVVILASLATAAAGLSPIVGALVAGLLIAETEYHSEVEEITEPFKGLALGVFLITIGMSIDLQVIWENLGSILVATVGVILLKAVVTGLLLRMMGARRGTSTETGILMSSPSETTLIVLTAAGSAQLIQPGTAMFWQIVTAIGLTVTPLLSLFGRMMARRVDAGEPLHQPPEHTGEPHTVIVGFGRVGRLVADMLATHNKPYIAIDSDTDLVSQGKRLGYTVSFGDAGRGDALMRLGADQANAVILTMDEPVTAQRMVRKLRQQFPDLPVLVRARDPEHAAQLYRAGATHAVPETLESSLQLSEAVLIETGVAMGPVIASIHEKRDEFRESIMEQGGLTEKPALKSSSLEDSLHA; encoded by the coding sequence ATGGCCGGCTCCAGCGAACTCTACTCACCCGTTCTTTCCGACGCTCTCGTCATCCTCGGTGCGGCAGGCATCGTCATCCCGGTATTCTCGCGCTTTCGCATTACGCCGGTCATCGGGTTCATCCTGGTCGGCGTGCTGGTAGGGCCGTTCGGACTGGGGCGCCACGTCTTCGACTATCCATGGCTCGCCCACATAACCATTACCGACCCAAGCGGGCTTGAGGTCTTCGCCGAGTTCGGCATCATCCTCCTGCTGTTCTCCATCGGGCTCGAGCTGTCGTTCGGCCGACTGTGGCAAATGCGAAGACTGGTCTTCGGGCTCGGCTCGCTCGAACTCATCGTCATCGGCGGGTCGCTGACCTTCATCCTCTCGGCCATCGGCCAGAACTTCACCGGCGCGCTGGCACTGGGCCTTGCCCTCGCCCTGTCCTCGACCGCATTGGTCCTCAAGATCACCAACACGACGACGCCGGTCGGACGAGCCGCTCTCTCGATGCTCCTGTTCGAGGACATCGCGCTGGTCCCGATCATCTTCCTTCTCGGCGCATTGGCGCCCCATGCCGAAGCCGACGGGATGGGCAACCTCATCAACACACTGATCTGGGGCACCGTCGTCATTTTCGCGCTGCTGGTGTTCGGGCGCTACCTGCTGCCGCCGGTGTTCGCCCAAGCGGCACGCACGAAGAGCCCGGAACTGTTCCTGGCTGCCAGCCTGCTGGTCGTCATCCTCGCTTCGCTGGCGACCGCCGCCGCCGGCCTCTCGCCGATCGTCGGGGCCCTCGTGGCCGGCCTGCTGATCGCCGAAACCGAATACCATTCCGAAGTCGAGGAGATCACCGAGCCGTTCAAGGGGCTCGCGCTGGGTGTCTTCCTGATCACCATCGGCATGAGCATCGACCTGCAGGTGATCTGGGAGAACCTCGGCTCGATCCTCGTCGCCACGGTCGGCGTCATCCTGCTCAAGGCCGTCGTGACCGGGCTGCTTCTGCGCATGATGGGGGCCAGGCGCGGCACTTCGACCGAAACCGGCATCCTCATGTCGAGCCCTTCGGAAACCACGCTCATCGTGCTTACCGCGGCCGGATCGGCGCAGTTGATCCAGCCCGGCACGGCGATGTTCTGGCAGATCGTTACCGCCATCGGCCTGACCGTTACGCCGCTGCTATCGCTGTTCGGGCGCATGATGGCACGGCGCGTCGATGCCGGTGAGCCGCTGCACCAGCCGCCCGAGCATACCGGCGAGCCGCACACCGTGATCGTCGGTTTCGGGCGCGTCGGTCGCCTTGTCGCCGACATGCTTGCCACTCACAACAAGCCGTACATCGCCATCGATTCGGACACCGACCTCGTCAGCCAGGGCAAGCGCCTTGGCTATACCGTTTCCTTCGGCGATGCCGGACGCGGCGATGCCCTGATGCGGCTCGGTGCCGATCAGGCCAACGCGGTCATCCTGACCATGGACGAACCGGTCACGGCCCAACGCATGGTGCGCAAGCTGCGCCAGCAATTCCCCGACCTTCCGGTTCTCGTACGCGCTCGCGATCCCGAGCACGCAGCCCAGCTCTACCGCGCCGGCGCAACCCATGCCGTGCCGGAAACGCTGGAAAGCTCGCTGCAGTTGTCGGAAGCGGTGCTGATCGAAACCGGCGTTGCCATGGGGCCTGTCATCGCCTCGATCCACGAGAAGCGCGACGAATTTCGCGAAAGCATCATGGAACAGGGCGGGCTCACGGAGAAACCCGCGCTCAAATCCTCATCGCTCGAGGACAGCCTTCACGCCTGA
- a CDS encoding DUF2165 family protein: MIDRLLKALFALILGAMALLYVVHNIANIEAAQAFFTYVTSHADQKAYPVTLLPVPPPALVVVAMIVVFALEAAAGVLLLWGGAQMISGRKDATAFAGGVRIAKVGIACAVANWWGLFQALAGAGYQMWQIEAGRDPFYCSWIFGASYVLLLIVLNQRGEEATSAP, encoded by the coding sequence ATGATCGACAGGCTCCTCAAAGCGCTTTTCGCGCTCATTCTCGGTGCCATGGCACTGCTCTATGTCGTGCACAACATTGCCAATATCGAAGCTGCACAGGCCTTCTTCACTTACGTGACCAGCCATGCCGACCAGAAGGCCTATCCGGTGACATTGCTGCCGGTGCCGCCACCCGCGCTGGTGGTGGTTGCCATGATCGTCGTGTTCGCGCTGGAGGCCGCGGCAGGCGTGCTCCTGCTGTGGGGCGGAGCGCAGATGATCTCGGGCCGCAAGGACGCTACGGCCTTTGCCGGCGGCGTGCGCATAGCCAAGGTCGGCATTGCCTGCGCGGTCGCCAACTGGTGGGGACTGTTCCAGGCGCTGGCCGGGGCCGGGTACCAGATGTGGCAGATCGAAGCCGGGCGCGATCCGTTCTACTGCTCGTGGATTTTCGGCGCGTCTTACGTCCTGCTGCTGATCGTGCTCAACCAGCGGGGCGAAGAGGCTACATCCGCTCCTTGA
- the recN gene encoding DNA repair protein RecN: MLTRLSIRNIVLIEALDLDFAGGLGVLTGETGAGKSILLDALGLVIGNRADSGLVRAGEPKASVTASFEFSALPPAVHAVLEDAEIDVEPGEPLILKRQLKADGGSKAFLNDQPVSVALLREIAPALVEIHGQHDDRGLVNPRGHRELLDRFAGGDVAGVEAAWKDWRKAQDTLDEARARVAKAAEDQDLLVAHLAELDALAPEEGEEEQLAHARADMQKGEKLSEDLSALQHLWEGSDSALASMRGAARRLDRIAGEHELLAEALAALDRAVIEASEAEEKLERAAEALAFDPAELDRIETRLFDLRAAARKHGCQVDDLPGRMAQMREDLAAIEGGEEQVAGLERAAGKAALAYHQAASALHDLRRAAAKRLDVAVASELAPLKLDAARFQTSVAKLPEERWGPQGMDAVEFLISTNPGADFAPLAKIASGGELSRFILALKVALAEEGGASTVIFDEIDRGVGGAVASAIGDRLARLASDGQLLAVTHSPQVAARGRRHYMIAKSSEGTVTRTSVTLLGDGDRKEEIARMLSGAEVTDEARAQADRLLEGV; this comes from the coding sequence ATGCTGACCCGGCTTTCCATCCGCAATATCGTATTGATCGAGGCGCTGGATCTCGATTTCGCCGGAGGGCTTGGCGTCCTCACCGGTGAAACCGGGGCGGGCAAGTCGATTCTGCTCGATGCGCTGGGCCTGGTGATCGGCAACCGAGCCGACAGCGGGCTGGTGCGGGCGGGCGAGCCGAAGGCCAGCGTGACTGCCAGCTTCGAATTTTCAGCGCTTCCGCCTGCCGTCCATGCGGTGCTCGAGGATGCCGAGATCGATGTCGAGCCGGGTGAACCGCTGATCCTCAAGCGCCAGCTCAAGGCGGACGGCGGCTCGAAGGCCTTCCTCAACGACCAGCCGGTGAGCGTCGCGCTGCTGCGCGAAATCGCGCCGGCGCTGGTCGAGATTCACGGCCAGCATGACGATCGCGGTCTCGTCAATCCGCGTGGACACCGTGAACTGCTGGATCGCTTTGCAGGCGGAGACGTCGCCGGCGTCGAGGCGGCTTGGAAGGACTGGCGTAAGGCCCAGGATACGCTGGACGAAGCGCGGGCCCGGGTCGCCAAGGCGGCCGAGGACCAGGACCTGCTGGTCGCACACCTTGCCGAACTCGACGCGCTTGCACCGGAAGAGGGCGAAGAGGAGCAACTCGCCCACGCGCGCGCCGACATGCAGAAAGGCGAGAAGCTCTCCGAGGACCTCTCGGCACTGCAGCACTTGTGGGAGGGATCCGATTCGGCGCTTGCCAGCATGCGCGGCGCGGCGCGGCGGCTCGACCGCATCGCTGGTGAGCACGAATTGCTGGCCGAGGCTCTGGCCGCGCTGGACCGCGCGGTGATCGAGGCGAGCGAGGCGGAAGAAAAGCTCGAGCGCGCTGCCGAGGCGCTGGCCTTCGATCCGGCCGAGCTGGACAGGATCGAGACGCGCCTGTTCGATCTTCGCGCCGCAGCCCGCAAACACGGTTGCCAGGTCGATGACCTGCCCGGTCGCATGGCGCAAATGCGCGAGGATCTGGCGGCCATCGAGGGCGGCGAAGAGCAGGTTGCGGGGCTTGAAAGGGCGGCGGGCAAGGCCGCGCTTGCCTACCATCAGGCGGCGAGCGCCCTGCACGACCTGCGCCGGGCGGCGGCCAAGCGGCTCGATGTGGCCGTGGCGTCGGAACTGGCCCCGCTCAAGCTCGATGCGGCGCGCTTCCAGACCTCCGTGGCAAAACTGCCCGAGGAGCGCTGGGGGCCGCAGGGCATGGACGCGGTCGAGTTCCTGATCAGCACCAACCCCGGCGCCGATTTCGCGCCGCTCGCCAAGATCGCCTCGGGCGGCGAGCTTTCGCGCTTCATCCTCGCGCTGAAGGTCGCGCTGGCCGAAGAGGGCGGGGCTTCGACGGTGATCTTCGACGAGATCGACCGGGGCGTGGGCGGCGCGGTTGCCTCGGCGATCGGCGATCGCCTGGCGCGGCTCGCCAGCGACGGGCAGCTGCTGGCGGTCACGCACAGCCCGCAGGTCGCGGCACGCGGGCGTCGGCACTACATGATCGCCAAGTCCAGCGAAGGCACGGTCACGCGCACCTCTGTTACCCTGCTGGGCGACGGCGACCGCAAGGAAGAGATCGCCCGCATGCTTTCCGGCGCGGAAGTGACGGACGAGGCACGGGCCCAGGCCGACAGGCTGCTCGAAGGCGTCTGA
- a CDS encoding outer membrane protein assembly factor BamD, translating to MFERSRLKTALLAAATGAIVLTAGCAGRGGANKDTAYVARDVDTLYAAAKERLDTGRTKQAAALFDEVERQHPYSPWARRAQLMSAFSYYAARDYNKAIQSAQRFLSIHPGNKDAPYAYYLIAICYYEQISDVTRDQRTTEQAKQALTDITRRYPTTPYAADAKLKLDLVNDHLAGKEMTIGRAYERRGKWLAATLRFRNVVDNFQTTSHAPEALFRLVEGYLSMGIPEEAQKAAAVLEANYPGSKWYDRAYKLMTRYAPENVAA from the coding sequence ATGTTCGAACGCTCGCGTCTGAAGACCGCCCTGCTTGCCGCTGCCACTGGCGCGATTGTCCTCACTGCCGGTTGCGCCGGTCGCGGGGGGGCAAACAAGGACACCGCCTACGTCGCACGCGACGTCGACACCCTCTATGCCGCGGCCAAGGAGCGCCTCGACACGGGCCGCACCAAGCAAGCCGCTGCGCTGTTCGACGAAGTGGAGCGCCAGCACCCCTATTCGCCCTGGGCCCGCCGCGCCCAGTTGATGAGCGCCTTCAGCTATTATGCCGCACGCGACTACAACAAGGCGATCCAGTCGGCGCAGCGCTTCCTGTCGATCCATCCGGGCAACAAGGACGCGCCTTACGCCTATTATCTGATCGCCATCTGCTACTACGAGCAGATCAGCGACGTGACCCGCGACCAGCGCACGACCGAGCAGGCGAAGCAGGCGCTGACCGACATCACGCGCCGCTATCCGACCACGCCCTACGCGGCGGACGCCAAGCTCAAGCTGGACCTTGTCAACGATCACCTCGCCGGCAAGGAGATGACCATCGGCCGCGCTTACGAGCGTCGCGGCAAGTGGCTGGCTGCAACGCTGCGCTTCCGTAACGTGGTCGACAACTTCCAGACAACCAGCCACGCGCCTGAAGCGCTGTTCCGCCTCGTCGAGGGATATCTCTCGATGGGCATTCCAGAAGAGGCGCAGAAGGCCGCGGCGGTGCTGGAGGCAAACTATCCGGGCAGCAAGTGGTACGACCGCGCATACAAGCTGATGACGCGTTACGCTCCGGAGAACGTCGCAGCCTAA
- a CDS encoding Rrf2 family transcriptional regulator, which produces MLSQKTRYTIRALQHLADNYLKGCVRLDEIATAQNIPRKFLTVILSELARDGIVISHRGRSGGYELALPPVDIRYGDIIRITRGSLALVPCASRNAHETCANCLPEAECRLRGLMLTLRDETANMLDRLTLADPVDPEPPVLAEPEY; this is translated from the coding sequence ATGCTGTCGCAGAAAACCCGTTACACCATCCGCGCCCTGCAACATCTGGCTGACAACTACCTCAAGGGCTGCGTGCGTCTCGACGAGATTGCAACGGCGCAGAACATCCCGCGCAAGTTCCTGACGGTGATTCTCTCCGAACTGGCGCGCGACGGCATAGTCATCTCCCACAGGGGGCGCTCTGGCGGCTATGAGCTGGCGCTGCCGCCGGTCGACATCCGCTATGGCGACATCATCCGCATTACCCGCGGCAGTCTCGCGCTCGTGCCTTGCGCCAGCCGCAATGCGCACGAGACCTGCGCCAATTGCCTGCCGGAGGCCGAATGCCGCCTGCGTGGCCTGATGCTGACCTTGCGGGACGAGACCGCCAACATGCTCGACCGCCTGACCCTGGCCGACCCGGTCGATCCCGAGCCGCCGGTCCTCGCCGAGCCTGAATACTGA
- the ligA gene encoding NAD-dependent DNA ligase LigA has protein sequence MRLARQINRANRLYHAEDAPEIPDAEYDALVRRNAELEAAFPDLVRADSPSNQVGHEVAASPLSKVRHEVRMMSLDNAFTDEEVGEFVTRVRRFLSLSADEPVVMTAEDKIDGLSCSLRYENGKLVRAATRGDGQVGEDVTANVAHIPDIVQELQGEGVPEVFEVRGEVYMEKAAFLALNQALMEDARKAAEARGETLDESKVRQFANPRNAAAGSLRQKDASVTARRHLRFWAHGWGAASEVPGESQHEVVRRIEAWGLPVSPQFRQCRSLDEMLAAYREIRDGRPDLPFEIDGVVYKVDRLDWQQRLGFVAKAPRWAMAHKFPAERAETTLESIDIQVGRTGKLTPVGRLKPVLVGGVTVTNVTLHNRDEIARLGVRPGDTVVLQRAGDVIPQVVENLTREAERAPFEFPDHCPECGSEAVAEEGEVDVRCTGGLICPAQRTERLKHFVSRAALDIEGLGEKTIDEFFAKGWLESPADIFRLKDRRDEILALEGWKDKSVENLLSAVESKRAPDAARLLFGLGIRHVGAVTARDLMKRFETLPALRAIAEKAHVKDGEEQAAQASEAYAELTSIDGIGPAVVEALGDFFHEEHNREVWDDLLSLVSPPPYVVETRDSAVAGKTVVFTGKLETMSRDEAKAQAERLGAKASGSVSPKTDLVVAGPGAGSKLKKAADLGIEVIDEAQWAEIVKAAG, from the coding sequence ATGCGCCTTGCGCGCCAGATCAATCGCGCCAACCGCCTCTATCATGCCGAGGATGCGCCGGAGATTCCCGACGCCGAGTACGACGCCCTCGTGCGCCGCAATGCGGAACTGGAAGCGGCCTTCCCCGATCTTGTGAGAGCGGACAGTCCATCGAACCAGGTCGGTCACGAAGTCGCGGCCTCGCCCCTGTCCAAGGTTCGTCATGAGGTTCGCATGATGAGCCTCGACAACGCCTTCACCGACGAGGAAGTGGGCGAATTCGTCACGCGCGTGCGACGTTTTCTCTCGCTCTCGGCGGATGAGCCGGTGGTCATGACCGCCGAGGACAAGATCGACGGTCTGTCCTGCTCGCTGCGTTACGAGAACGGCAAGCTGGTGCGCGCGGCGACGCGCGGCGACGGACAGGTGGGCGAAGACGTCACCGCCAATGTCGCCCACATCCCGGACATCGTGCAGGAGTTGCAGGGCGAAGGCGTACCCGAGGTCTTCGAGGTGCGCGGCGAAGTCTACATGGAAAAGGCCGCTTTCCTCGCACTCAACCAGGCTCTGATGGAGGATGCGCGCAAGGCTGCCGAAGCCAGGGGCGAGACGCTCGACGAAAGCAAGGTTCGCCAGTTCGCGAACCCGCGCAATGCCGCCGCCGGTTCATTGCGCCAGAAGGACGCCAGCGTCACAGCCCGGCGTCACTTGCGCTTCTGGGCGCATGGCTGGGGTGCTGCCAGCGAAGTGCCGGGCGAAAGCCAGCATGAGGTCGTGCGCAGGATCGAGGCCTGGGGCCTGCCGGTCTCTCCTCAGTTCCGTCAGTGCCGCTCGCTCGACGAAATGCTGGCTGCCTACCGCGAGATCCGTGACGGTCGCCCCGACCTGCCGTTCGAGATCGACGGCGTCGTCTACAAGGTCGATCGGCTCGATTGGCAGCAGCGCCTTGGTTTCGTGGCGAAGGCGCCGCGCTGGGCCATGGCGCACAAGTTTCCTGCCGAGCGAGCCGAAACGACGCTGGAATCGATCGACATTCAGGTCGGCCGCACCGGCAAACTGACGCCGGTCGGGCGGTTGAAGCCCGTGCTGGTCGGCGGCGTCACCGTCACCAACGTCACGCTGCACAACCGCGACGAGATCGCGCGCCTTGGCGTGCGGCCGGGTGATACGGTGGTGCTGCAGCGGGCAGGGGACGTCATCCCGCAGGTTGTCGAGAACCTCACCCGCGAGGCCGAGCGCGCGCCTTTCGAGTTCCCCGATCATTGCCCCGAATGCGGCTCGGAAGCCGTGGCAGAGGAAGGCGAAGTCGATGTGCGGTGCACCGGCGGCCTGATCTGTCCGGCCCAGCGCACCGAGCGCCTCAAGCATTTCGTGAGCCGCGCCGCGCTCGACATCGAGGGGCTGGGCGAAAAGACCATCGACGAATTCTTCGCCAAGGGCTGGCTGGAAAGCCCTGCTGATATCTTCCGTCTCAAGGACCGCAGGGACGAGATCCTCGCGCTTGAGGGTTGGAAGGACAAGTCTGTGGAAAACCTGTTGAGTGCTGTGGAAAGCAAGCGCGCTCCCGATGCCGCGCGGCTGCTTTTCGGGCTCGGCATACGCCATGTCGGCGCAGTCACTGCGCGCGACCTGATGAAGCGGTTCGAGACCCTGCCGGCCCTGCGCGCCATTGCCGAGAAGGCGCATGTGAAGGACGGTGAGGAACAGGCCGCCCAAGCTTCGGAAGCCTATGCCGAACTCACGTCCATCGACGGGATCGGACCGGCCGTGGTCGAAGCACTGGGCGACTTCTTCCACGAGGAGCACAACCGCGAGGTCTGGGACGACCTGCTCTCGCTGGTGTCGCCGCCGCCCTACGTCGTGGAGACGAGGGACAGCGCGGTTGCAGGCAAGACGGTGGTTTTCACCGGCAAGCTGGAAACGATGAGCCGCGATGAGGCCAAGGCCCAGGCCGAGCGTCTGGGAGCCAAGGCATCAGGATCGGTTTCGCCGAAGACCGATCTGGTCGTGGCCGGGCCGGGAGCCGGGTCCAAGCTGAAGAAGGCGGCGGACCTGGGAATCGAGGTGATCGACGAGGCGCAATGGGCGGAAATCGTGAAGGCTGCCGGCTGA